The genomic region TGAAGTTGACTAGTTTGCAATCTTCCTTTCTCTCCCatgtttgatctccatacaatgtCTAGTTTGCCAATGTTCTTTGCTAAAGCCAAAAGCTTTATTTCATTAGCAATGTTTTCCTTCGGGGTCAGGCAATACAAGTATTGACAACTTTCTTGAGGTTGTAATAACGTAACATCACCAAATACAGAATCTCCATTTTCATCCTCATTCAAGGATTTTACGGTGAATTGCTGTGAGCTCTCCAGTGAGACTTGATCAAGAGTGATGGGCCCAGATGTGATGTTCTGAACTTGAGCTTCTAGGTAAACATCATCTGATTCAGCATTGTAAAACTTGGTCTTGACATCAAGTGGTTTCATTACTTCAAACTTGAAGAACTTTCTAAATGAGGCTAGGGTGTTGTAATTTGACATGTAGGTTACTTCACAAACTAGGATGTGTGTGCCCAAATCCTTGACTTCATGGTGTATAACGTCACTAAGTGTGTCGTCTACATCAAGCATTGAGGGGGTCTGACTTTGTTGGGTTGTGAGAGGTATCCTTTGAGAGTTTGTCTGAAGATCTGCCTTAATTGAGACACTTTGAACAGGTTGATTGGTTTCATTATGAACACAAACATAACATGAAAATGTTTCACCTAAATAAATGTTACCGAAACTCTGCGGTAACAATAGGAATTGACCAGCTGCCAGTGTCTCCATTTGAGTTACTGCAGTAGCATCATCCTTGAGGAAATTGTTGAATATGTTACCTGGCAAATCTTTGGAATCACACGTTACGATTTCCGGACTTATCAGAGCTGGTTTTGTGAGCCTCATCACTTTTAAGGCTACCAAATGTTCACTAGTATCTTTAGGATccattttgtgtaaaaatattgtgttcGAATCTGTGATCTTCAGATTTTCAACCTGATATATAGACAACAAGTTAGTactattgtaatttaattactacGATATCTAcgaatttcatttcatatatcACAAAATTATGTACCTTCTGTGGGTTGTCAAGTATTGTCAGTAAGTCAACATCACGGACTTGTAAGATTAACCAGATAGGGTACATTGCCCAAAAATTGTGTCCATATGAGAAGTCAAGGTGggccgttgcatctctttctaattaggcTGACCATGAGTTATATGTATCTGGGATATTAGGATATCGTGGAATATATAGTTTAGCCAAGATCTTTTCCCATTTGTGCATAGTCAGAGAGAATCTTACTGTCTTTTTGCTGTGCTAGTATTATGGCCCCTAAAAAGGGATGGATATAGTTTATTCTCTTCTGTAAAATGCTTCACAGaatcttacttaatttagtcgtcctAAAAGCTGTTACTGATAGCTGATAGGCGTATCGGACCGCCACCATGATCGATCGTGAGGAAGGTGGTTCGCCGTCGATATtctgtcgatattcgttctcacttacacatactaataactgggggcctaccgcaaaaacctaaattcgcaaattgtggagatctttctctatactctcactaagatgtaataaaagtgacagagaaaaacgcccgcaattgatgaacttcgattttcgcgggtATAGCCCTGAATTTCATGTGGATGAGattaatattttctaattaaaatacttaaggtgtTACGATGGCGGACATGtgtttgaaaatgaataaatGGCGGCCATTAGCCGCCACTGTCGAACTCAAAAACGGTcacgatttttcatttgtaccTATAGTCTGCCTCTGTCGCACTCATGGTATGTTCATATGCGTGATGGCTTACGTTTTGCTCACTTTAACTATCTTTAATTCTTTAGGCGTCATCTACTCATCGTAATTCTATGATTGCaactagttttcaaatttgccgctttttttttactgacggAAATGTGTGACCAACCTATATCGCCTATATCGGATTTCaattttgataattaattattctgtaatagCTATCATTCCACCAATTTAATCATGCCGAAATATAGAGATACCTAATTAGATAaacttacttaagtacttaataagaattgtgtaaaactgattcacatcgtgccgacatcatggtcaccctaatgagtttgacaattattgtcttgtatttttatcgtaaaattgaatgattgtgGTTCACGTGTGAAAATATATACCACAATCAGCAAAACTTTCACTTACAACCTGTCACACAACACTTTTTACCCAATTTTAAATATCGCAATAAAAAGGTTAAGCTCCATCATTCACGTATTTTGGATATATCTcgaaaatatgtcatcaagttggggataccaattaatatttaaagttCCTACAATGTCTacgatattaaaattatgttttttttggcGTGTACATGCTTggtttaattagttaataatattgacatcataattatttacaaattacttaaaagatttgagaaccgcactctgtatatagcactaaaatagtataagaaagcatttagttttagtagtatattgatataaatacttccacaatggtatgtttttaacattggcaacatgtgcgagtgagacaccgcgccccacttttgctatttcaagtggaccgttttctctagtctggtaagaacacctttctgcctcggtgataaggttcaatttactataacaaaaaaagttagaGTGTGCTCCATTTTATATCTCCATGGTCAACATGAAGACATTGAAGACTTACTGACAATTTAGAAGCCtattttcatgtaaatattattttaatttgaataacaCAATGCGCGATTTAAACTATGCCTCAAACAGTTACGATGCATTCAGATGAATGTGTTCTGCATTGTCATGTCATTACCTTTTGACGTTAGATAAAAGCTTTTGAATGCATCAATATAGCTTGAATGTTTTCCCTTTTGCTTTTATAGCTTTGATATTATTTTGCTAAATAAAAGGAGAATACTATCACGGCAAATATAGAAATATAAACAGAAAAACAATTGTTAAAATGAGAGTTATATCTACTCGTAGTGAACATTAAATTGTGCGCCTATAAGTAATCGTGTAACATTTTGTACAATTCTGATGTGGCCCAATCATGTTGAGCCCGTGACTTATCTATCAGCTAATTTCGTTTTGTAGTTTTTTCTAGTTAGCTTGTTTCGGTTATATATTAAGTTCTGTGT from Cydia pomonella isolate Wapato2018A unplaced genomic scaffold, ilCydPomo1 PGA_scaffold_148, whole genome shotgun sequence harbors:
- the LOC133533296 gene encoding trafficking protein particle complex subunit 13-like — encoded protein: MDPKDTSEHLVALKVMRLTKPALISPEIVTCDSKDLPGNIFNNFLKDDATAVTQMETLAAGQFLLLPQSFGNIYLGETFSCYVCVHNETNQPVQSVSIKADLQTNSQRIPLTTQQSQTPSMLDVDDTLSDVIHHEVKDLGTHILVCEVTYMSNYNTLASFRKFFKFEVMKPLDVKTKFYNAESDDVYLEAQVQNITSGPITLDQVSLESSQQFTVKSLNEDENGDSVFGDVTLLQPQESCQYLYCLTPKENIANEIKLLALAKNIGKLDIVWRSNMGEKGRLQTSQLQRVTPDYGDIRLTYESLPSKVAVDEPFDFKCKIVNASDRTLELILKLRSSTDSSLLWCGISNRKLGPLEPGKAVLVDLTVLPMNTGLHNITGVALVDLFLKRTYNYDDLATVFVF